ACAGGAAGTGCTTTAGCCCTCATGGAATGTAAACCTCGTCATAATACCACTGATACAGCCACTCTCTATTGGGCAGGCATTCCGGGAAATGCAGGTGATTTCCCGAGTGAAGAAAGCTTTTACACGTTCATCGAACCGGCCTTGTGCTTTTTCACCCAAGAGACCAATTACCAGGACTCTCCTTCACCGTTCGGTATCAAGATGGCTGACCGCCTCACCGGTAAACCCATTCATTTGGATATCTCCGATCTCCCGATGAAGCAGGGGATTATCACCAATAGAAATAAGTTTATTCTTGGACCTTCCGGAAGTGGTAAATCTTTCTTCACCAACCATATGGTACGACAGTATTATGAACAGGGCGCACATGTGCTGTTGGTCGATACCGGAAATTCCTACCAGGGATTATGTGAACTTATTAAAGGTAAAACCAAAGGAGAGGATGGGGTATATTTCACCTATACAGAAGACAATCCTATTGGATTCAATCCATTCTACACCGATGACGGAATCTTTGATATCGAAAAACGGGAGAGTATCAAAACATTGATTTTAACGCTATGGAAAAGAGACGATGAACCTCCAACCCGTTCAGAGGAAGTCGCTTTGTCCAATGCTGTAAGCGGCTACATTGAACAGATTAAGCGTAACGATCAGCATCCCTCATTCAATGGATTCTATGAGTACGTCAAAATGGATTATCAGAAAGTACTGGAGCAAAAGAAAGTCAGGGAAAAGGATTTTGACATAGCCAATTTTCTCAATGTTTTAGAGCCTTATTACAAAGGCGGGGAGTATGACTATCTGCTCAATTCAGAAAAACAGCTGGACTTGCTATCCAGGCGTTTTATTGTTTTTGAAATTGATGCCATTAAAGATCATAAAATTCTGTTTCCCATTGTGACCATTATCATTATGGAAGTCTTTATCAATAAGATGCGAAGACTCAAAGGAATCAGAAAACTGATCCTTATCGAAGAGGCCTGGAAAGCAATTGCGAAAGAAGGGATGGCAGAATACATTAAATATCTTTTCAAGACAGTCAGGAAATTCTTTGGTGAAGCCATTGTGGTGACTCAGGAAGTAGATGATATTATCCAGTCACCGATTGTGAAGGAAAGTATTATTAACAATTCGGACTGTAAAATTCTTCTTGACCAGCGTAAGTATATGAATAAGTTCGATGACATTCAGGCGATGCTGGGATTGACTGATAAAGAAAAATCTCAGGTACTATCCATTAATATGAACAATGATCATAGAAGATTGTATAAGGAAGTTTGGATTGGATTGGGTGGAACGCACTCTGCCGTCTACGCAACGGAGGTTTCAACCGAGGAATATCTGGCTTATACCACTGAAGAAACAGAAAAGATGGAAGTGATCAACCTTGCATCAGAACTTGACGGTAATGTAGAGCATGCCATCAAGCGGATTTCTCTCAAGAGAATCAAATCGAATACGAAAGACAATTAAATCAATTAAAATTTTATAACAATGAAAAATTTAATCATTAAAACACTAATGGTAGGCTTCTTTGCTACCGTAACCTACACCAAAGCACAATTTGTAGTAACCGATCCTGCTAATCTGGCATCAGGTATTTTGAATTCAGCCAATGAGATTGTACAGACTTCATCAACAGTATCCAACGTTGTTAAGAACTTCAATGAAGTTAAGAAAGTGTATGAACAGGGTAAGGAATATTATGACCAGCTAAAAGCCATCAACAATCTGGTAAAAGATGCCAGAAAGGTTCAGCAGACCGTTCTTTTGGTAGGTGATGTTTCTGAGATGTATGTGAATAATTTCGGTAAAATGCTGAATGACCCCAACTTTAATGCTCAGGAATTAGCTTCTATTGCTAATGGTTATTCTGCGCTTCTTACGGAGAGCACGGAGCTGCTGAAAGAACTTAAGGAAATTATTACCTCCAACGGCCTATCCCTTAATGATAAGGAAAGAATGGATGTTGTTGATCGAGTTTACAAGGAGGTCAAGGAATATCATAATCTGGTAAGATACTATACCAACAAAAATATTTCGGTGAGCTATCTGAGAGCAAAAAAACAGAATAACACCCAGAGGGTGTTAAATCTCTACGGAACCTCCAATCAAAAATACTGGTAATATGGAACCGAATAACTTACATCAAGTCCTGCGTTCCGTTTACGAAGAAATGATGCCGATGTGCGCCGATATGGCTGCAGTTGCTAAAGGTGTTGCTGGTTTAGGTGCTCTGTTTTACGTGGCATTGAAAGTCTGGCAGTCCTTGAGCCGTGCAGAACCCATCGATTTATTTCCAATGCTCAGACCCTTTGCCATTGGGATCTGCATTATGTTTTTTTCAACATTAGTCTTAGGTAGTTTGAACGGTGTTATGAGTCCAATTGTTCAGGGAAGTCATTCAATGTTGGAAAACCAGGTATTAGATATGAATGAACTGCAACTGAAAAAAGATCTTTTGGAGCGTGAAGCAATGCTCAGAAACCCGGAAATGGCTTATTTGATTTCTAATGAAGAATTTGACAAAAAATTGGAGGAACTGGGATGGTCTCCATCAGATTTGGTAACCATGTCGGGAATGTATATTGAAAGAGAAATGTTTGCCATCAAGAAAGATATCAGAGATGGTTTTCGTGAGTTTTTAGAAATTCTATTTCAGGCAGCAGCCTTGGTTATTGATACCATTAGAACCTTCTTTCTGATTGTTCTTTCAATATTAGGACCTATTGCATTTGCAATTTCTGTCTGGGATGGTTTCCAAACCACTTTAACCCAATGGTTGACCAGATACATTAGCGTTTTATCTGTGGCTTCCCGTTGCCGATATATTCAGTGCCATTCTTGCCAAGATACAGACTTTGATTTTAGAACGAGATATTGAAATGCTCGCAGATCCCACCTTTATTCCTGATACCTCCAATACCGTGTACATCATCTATATGGTGATTGGAATCATTGGGTATTTTACTGTACCGACCGTTACGGGTTGGGTGATTCAGGCAGGGGGAGCCGGCAATTTTATGCGCAATGTGAACCAGACTGCTACGAAGTCGGGCAATGTGGCTGGAGCAGCAGTAGGTTCTGCAACAGGAAATATTTCAGGAAAATTATTAAAATAAAAATACAGTTCTATGGAATTTAAAATTTTAAGAAATATTGAGAACAGCTTTAAGCAGATTCGTTTGTTTACGTTTGTATTTGCGGTGTTGTGTTTTGGAGTGGTAGGTGTGGTCGTATTCAAATCTTACCAGTTTGCCGAGCAGCAGCGTCAGAAGATCTATGTGCTGGACAACGGCAAATCATTAATGGTGGCGCTATCTCAGGACATGTCGATCAACAGGCCTGTGGAAGCAAGAGAGCATGTGAGACGATTTCATGAATTGTTCTTCACCATAGCACCGGATAAGAATGCTATCGAGAGTAATGTGAAAAGAGCTTTCAATTTGGCTGACCAATCTGCATTCAACTACTACAAAGACCTTCAGGAGAAAGGATATTATAACAGGATTATTTCCGGTAATATCCAGCAAAGGATTGAGGTGGATAGCGTTGTTGCGAACTTCGACAGCTATCCTTATGGCGTAAAAACGTACGCCAGACAGTTCATCATTAGATCCAGTAATCTTACCATCAGAAATTTAATTACGAACTGCTCACTGGTTAATTCTGTAAGGTCTGACAGCAATCCCCAGGGGTTTACCATTGAGAAATTCAATGTGATTGAAAACAAAGATGTAGAAACTGTTGAACGCTAAAATTTCCGTAATGAAAAACCTAAGAGATAAAATCGAACATTATGTTTTAGAGGCGGAGAATTATTGGAAAATGCTTCCCGTAGCGAAGCAAAGATTTCTAACCAAGATTTTCTTTGGTGTTTATTTTTTCCTAACGGTCATCGTCGTTGTCAGTGTCTGTATTTCTACAGGCCAGAGAAGAAATACCATATCAATCAATCATATTGATGGAGTTTCTAAGAAATCGTTTGAAAAAAAATCAGGACAGAATGGTATCGTAAACTCATCCATCAAAAAATAGAATATGAAAGATTCAGAGAACATTAAAATTACAGAAAATGATCTTCCACAAAATTCTCACGAAGTGGGTGATTTTCCGAAAGCTCAATGGGAGAGATTAAAGAAACCTGTCATTTACTTTTTGATGGCTGTCGTGTGTGCATCTTGCATTTACCTCATCTTTAAACCAAAGTCAAATAATGCCATCACTGAGGAGGCTGGTTTTAATGCAGCCATTCCTCAGGCAAAGGACGGACCGTTACAGTCTGATAAGCAAAAGGCGTATGAACAGCAGTTATTGGAGCAAAAGAATGAAGATAAAAGAAATGCGATCACCACCTTATCAGACTATTGGAATGACCAAAATGATTTAAATCCGAATAGTAATCCGTCCGTTTCAACGTATAATACGGGTACTCTTGAGCAATCGGATAAGAATGCTGTAAACAGCTACCGCAACGCCCAACAGACCTTGAGCTCATTCTATGGCAAGGATGATCAAGAAGTCAACAATCTGAGGAAGGAAATTTCAAGATTAAAGAATGAAGCGATTCAAAACAATGCTGTTCCTGAACGTCTTGGAATGAATGATCAGTTAGAACTTATGGAAAAATCATATCAGATGGCAGCCAAATATCTTCCAACAACCCCAAAACAAGAAGAATCAGCACCAAAAGAAGAGGAAGGAAAACTAACTGAAAAGAAGTTTAAGCTGACACCGGCAAAACCAGCACATTCCAGCATTGTCTTTTCATTATACAGAGAGCGGTCGGATAGTGCTTTTATAGCAAGCTTGAATCAAAATAGATTTTATGACACTCAAAATGATACAAAGATTTCAGATCAATCCAAAAATGCAATAAGAGGTATTGTTTATGAGACTAAGGCTATGGTCAATGAAAGTACATTATCCATAAGACTTACAGAAGCAATGCAGCTTGGGCACACTGAAATTCCTCCGGGAAGTTTGTTAATTGCTGCAGGTAAATTTCAGGGCGGAAGACTTCAGTTAACCATATCCTCCATTCAATATAACGGTAATATCTATCCTGTAGAAATCAATGTTCATGACAATGACGGTCAGATGGGGTTGTATGTTCCGTATTCACCGGAGCAGAATGCGGTCAGCGATATTGTAGCTAATATGAGTCAGACATCCGGTACCCATATTATGATGACCCAATCGGCAGGACAACAGATTGCTGCTGATTTGAGCAGGGGAATAGTACAAGGATTGTCGGGGTATTTTCAAAAAAGGGTCCGGCAGCTAAAAGTAACTGTAAAATCAGGTCATCAGGTTTTGCTGGTACCCAAAAATAATTAATCAAAAAATTAAAAAATGAATACACAAAAGAGCCATTATATTCTCATTATGCTATTTCTGCTGTTTATAAGCAGAGCATTTGGTCAGGATTCCGTGATGACCTATGTTTCAATGGAACAAGCCAAGCTGGAACCTTTCAGGATGCAGGTGACCTACAGTAAAACCACTCATGTGATTTTTCCTTCATCAATAAGATACGTCGATCTGGGAAGCGATCTTTTGGTTGCTAATAAAGCAGAGCCTATCGGAAATGTTCTCCGGGTTAAATCTGCTGTCAGAGATTTTGAAGAAGAGACCAATTTTTCGGTCATTACAGAAGATGGAAAGTTTTACAGCTTCGATGTCTTATACAGTGCATATCCTGAGGTCCTCAGTTACGATCTTGTAAAGATGCAGAGAAGCATTGAAAAGGAATATTCAACCGATGTACTTTTTGAAGATCTAAAGGGAAGCTCTTCATCTCTTACGGAATTGATTATGGAAAACCTGTATCGAAAAAGCAAAAAAAGCGTAAAGCATATCGCATCAAAAAGCTTTGGTATTCAGTTTTCTGTTGGTGCATTACACGTAAATGACAATAAATTCTACTTTACCATACAAGTTGATAACAGAAGTAATATAGCTTATGATATTGAATTCATCAATTTTAAAATTGTAGATAAGAAGAATTTAAAGAGAACTGTTATTCAGGATAAGTTGTTGGAACCAATCAGGGTTTATTCGCCGGTGATGACTGCAAAACATAATTCTAAAGTAACGGCTGTTTACTTACTGCAGCAATTTACCTTGTTAAAGGATCAGGTGTTAGTAATTGAAGTTCTGGAAAGAAATGGAGGGCGGCATCAAAAAGTTCAACTGGAGAATACAGAGCTGATCAATGCTAAACTGATCAATAGTTTAAATTTCAAAATCAACTAAGATGAGCAGATTATTGATAGCAACGCTTTTTCTTATTACAATAAATAT
The Chryseobacterium sp. W4I1 DNA segment above includes these coding regions:
- the traK gene encoding conjugative transposon protein TraK, giving the protein MEFKILRNIENSFKQIRLFTFVFAVLCFGVVGVVVFKSYQFAEQQRQKIYVLDNGKSLMVALSQDMSINRPVEAREHVRRFHELFFTIAPDKNAIESNVKRAFNLADQSAFNYYKDLQEKGYYNRIISGNIQQRIEVDSVVANFDSYPYGVKTYARQFIIRSSNLTIRNLITNCSLVNSVRSDSNPQGFTIEKFNVIENKDVETVER
- a CDS encoding TraG family conjugative transposon ATPase is translated as MRNSSKAATLESKFPLLAIENDCIISKGADVTVCFKVRLPELFTVASTEYEAMHSAWFKAIKTLPDYTAVHKQDWFIKENYNPDLSKENQSFLSKSFERHFNERPFLNHYCYLFITKTSRERMRMQSNFSSLCKGKLIPKEIKDKEVISRFMEAVDQFERIMNDSGYIHLERMTEDEISGTAERSGILEQYLTLSRESNPSLQDIKLGSEEMRIGNKRISMHTLSDTDDLPGTVSSHSRYEKLSTDRSDCLLSFASPVGLLLSCNHIYNQYLFIDNSDENLSKFEKSARNMHSLARYSRANQINKEWIEKYLNEAHSYGLQSIRAHFNVMSWSDNPAELKQLKNDTGSALALMECKPRHNTTDTATLYWAGIPGNAGDFPSEESFYTFIEPALCFFTQETNYQDSPSPFGIKMADRLTGKPIHLDISDLPMKQGIITNRNKFILGPSGSGKSFFTNHMVRQYYEQGAHVLLVDTGNSYQGLCELIKGKTKGEDGVYFTYTEDNPIGFNPFYTDDGIFDIEKRESIKTLILTLWKRDDEPPTRSEEVALSNAVSGYIEQIKRNDQHPSFNGFYEYVKMDYQKVLEQKKVREKDFDIANFLNVLEPYYKGGEYDYLLNSEKQLDLLSRRFIVFEIDAIKDHKILFPIVTIIIMEVFINKMRRLKGIRKLILIEEAWKAIAKEGMAEYIKYLFKTVRKFFGEAIVVTQEVDDIIQSPIVKESIINNSDCKILLDQRKYMNKFDDIQAMLGLTDKEKSQVLSINMNNDHRRLYKEVWIGLGGTHSAVYATEVSTEEYLAYTTEETEKMEVINLASELDGNVEHAIKRISLKRIKSNTKDN
- a CDS encoding DUF4141 domain-containing protein, producing MVGFFATVTYTKAQFVVTDPANLASGILNSANEIVQTSSTVSNVVKNFNEVKKVYEQGKEYYDQLKAINNLVKDARKVQQTVLLVGDVSEMYVNNFGKMLNDPNFNAQELASIANGYSALLTESTELLKELKEIITSNGLSLNDKERMDVVDRVYKEVKEYHNLVRYYTNKNISVSYLRAKKQNNTQRVLNLYGTSNQKYW
- the traM gene encoding conjugative transposon protein TraM, whose translation is MKDSENIKITENDLPQNSHEVGDFPKAQWERLKKPVIYFLMAVVCASCIYLIFKPKSNNAITEEAGFNAAIPQAKDGPLQSDKQKAYEQQLLEQKNEDKRNAITTLSDYWNDQNDLNPNSNPSVSTYNTGTLEQSDKNAVNSYRNAQQTLSSFYGKDDQEVNNLRKEISRLKNEAIQNNAVPERLGMNDQLELMEKSYQMAAKYLPTTPKQEESAPKEEEGKLTEKKFKLTPAKPAHSSIVFSLYRERSDSAFIASLNQNRFYDTQNDTKISDQSKNAIRGIVYETKAMVNESTLSIRLTEAMQLGHTEIPPGSLLIAAGKFQGGRLQLTISSIQYNGNIYPVEINVHDNDGQMGLYVPYSPEQNAVSDIVANMSQTSGTHIMMTQSAGQQIAADLSRGIVQGLSGYFQKRVRQLKVTVKSGHQVLLVPKNN
- the traN gene encoding conjugative transposon protein TraN, producing MNTQKSHYILIMLFLLFISRAFGQDSVMTYVSMEQAKLEPFRMQVTYSKTTHVIFPSSIRYVDLGSDLLVANKAEPIGNVLRVKSAVRDFEEETNFSVITEDGKFYSFDVLYSAYPEVLSYDLVKMQRSIEKEYSTDVLFEDLKGSSSSLTELIMENLYRKSKKSVKHIASKSFGIQFSVGALHVNDNKFYFTIQVDNRSNIAYDIEFINFKIVDKKNLKRTVIQDKLLEPIRVYSPVMTAKHNSKVTAVYLLQQFTLLKDQVLVIEVLERNGGRHQKVQLENTELINAKLINSLNFKIN